CCCGGGCTGCAGTTGTGCGCGAAGTCGGGCCGGGGCGTCGAAGCCCTGCGCGAGGCCTGTCGGGGGCGGCGCTCGCTGTTCGTCGGGCACTCGGGCGTCGGCAAGAGCACGCTGCTCGACCGGCTGGCGCCCGGCCACGAACTGCTCGCGGCGGAGGTCAACGAGCGCACCGGCAAGGGCCGGCACACCACCACCGCCGCGCTGCTGCTGCGGCCCGCGCCGGACCTGGAGCTGATCGACACGCCGGGCGTGAGGGCGTTCGCGCTCTGGGGCGTGGATGCGGGAACCCTGGCGGAGTATTACCCTGAGTTCGGATCCCTTCGCGCCGATTGCCGGTTCGCGGACTGCCGTCACGATCGCGAGCCGGGCTGCGCGGTGCGTGCGGCGGTCGAGCGCGGCCTGGTGCACGAGCACCGGCTCGCGTCGTTCCGCAAGCTGAGGGAGGAGCTCGAGGGAGGTCGGTGGTGAAGGCGGAAGGGAGCTTCAATCCGGCGCTCGAAGCGCTCGAATGCTTCGATTGCGGTGTGGCCTGCGACCTGACGGCGCCGCGCGCGACCTGCCCGGCGTGCGGCCGCCCGCTGGTCGCCCGCTACGACCTCGCCCGTGTGCGGGCGACGACGCCCCGCGACGGCCTGGCGGCGTTCGGCACCGACCTGTGGCGCTACCGCGCCGTGTTGCCTTTCTCGACGACCTTCGCGCCGGTGCGCCTCGGCGAGGGGGGCACGCCGCTGCTGCCGCTCGCGCGCCTGGGCGAATCGCTCGGCGTCGCCGAGCTGTGGCTGAAGGAGGAGAGCGGCAACCCGACGCAGTCGTTCAAGGCCCGCGGCCTCGCCCTGGCGGTCAGCGGGGCGCTCGCGTTCGGCGTCCGCGGCATCGCCCTGCCGAGCGCCGGCAACGCCGGCTCCGCGGCCGCGGCCTACGCCGCGGCCGCGGGGCTGCCGTGCCGGGTCGTCATGCCGGAGGACACTCCCGAGGCGTTCGTGCTCGAGACGCGCGCGTTCGGCGCCGAGCTGCGGCTCGTGGACGGGACGATCGCCGATGCGGGCCGGCTGCTCGCCGAATGGGCGCCGGCGCCGCAGTGGTGGAACGTCTCGACCTTCAAGGAGCCGTTCCGGCTCGAGGGCAAGAAGACGCTCGGCTACGAGATCGCCGAACAACTCGGCTGGCGGCTGCCCGACGTGATCCTTTATCCCACGGGTGGAGGCACGGGCCTGGTCGGCATGGCGCGCGCGTTCCGCGAGCTGGCGTCGCTCGGCTGGACCGAGGGCCCGATGCCGCGGCTGGTTGCCGTGCAGGCGGCGGACTGCGCGCCGGTCGTGCGCGCCTTCGAGTCGGGAGCGGCCCGCGTCGCTCCCTGGGAAAACGCGCGCACCGTGGCGTCCGGCCTGCGCGTGCCCTCGCCGTTCGCCGACACGCTGATCCTGGCGGCGATTCGCGACAGCGGGGGCACGGCGGTCGCGGTTCGCGACGAGGACCTGCTCGACGCGATGCACGAACTGGCCGGCAGCGAGGGCGTCCAGGCGTGCCCCGAAGGCGCGGCGACCCTGGCGGCGCTGCGGCAGCTGCGGCGCAGCGGCGAAGTGGGGGCGGCCGAGCGCGTCGTGATTTTCGACACGGGAAGCGGGCTCAAGTACCCGGAGGCCTGGCGGCTCGCGCTCACGAGACGCGACGCGGTGGCGGAGGTGGCGCGGTGAGACGCCTACCCGGAGCCGCGATGGTTGCGGCGATCCTGCTCGCGATCGGGACGCCGGCGCCATGCACCGTCCGAGCCGCGGGGGGTGCCGACGCGCCCGCCGTCCGTGTCGTCGCCGCGAGGCTCGACGGCCCGGTCTCGCCCGTGATGGACGACGTGCTGCGTAGCGCGCTCGAGCGCGCCGCGCGCGAGCAGGCGGCGGCCGTGCTGCTCGAGATCGACACGCCGGGCGGACTGGAGTCGAGCATGCGCGACATGATCCAGAGGCTGCTGGCGAGCGAGGTTCCGGTCATCGCGTGGGTGACTCCTTCCGGGGCGCACGCCGCCTCGGCCGGCGTGTTCATCGTCATGGCCTGCGACGTGGCGGCCATGTCGCCCGGCACCAACATCGGCGCCGCGACGCCGATCTCGATGAGCGGCCCGATGGACTCGACGCTCGCGCGCAAGGCGACGAACGACGCCTCCGCCTTCGCCCGCACGATCGCAGCGCAACGGGGTCGCAACGTTCGCTGGGCCGAGCGCGCGGTGCGCGAGGCGGTCGCGGCGAGCGAGACCGAGGCGGTCGCCGAGAGCATCGTGGACTTCGTGGCGGGCACGCAGGCGGAAGTGCTCGCGAAGGCGGACGGCCGCCCGTGGCGTCGCGGCGATCTCGTCCGCACGCTGGACCTGAAGGCGGCCGTGGTCACGCGGCTCGATCCGGACTTTCGCCAGCGCCTGCTCGGCCACATCGCCGATCCGAACATCGCCTACATCCTGATGATGCTCGGCTTCTACGGACTGATCTTCGAGCTGCAGAACCCGGGCGCCATCCTGCCCGGGGTGGTCGGGGGCATCTGCCTCGTGCTGGCCTTCTTCGCGCTCTCGACCCTGCCGGTCAACGCGGCGGGCGTCGCGCTCGTCGTGCTCGGACTTGCCTTCCTGCTGGCCGAGATCAAGGTCGCGAGCCACGGCATGCTGGCGATCGGCGGGACGCTGTCGCTGGGCCTCGGCACGCTGATGCTGTTCCGCTCGGGGACCGTGCAGGTCTCGCTGCCGCTGGTCGTGGCCGGCACCGCGCTGACCGCGGGATTCTTCCTGTGGGTGATCGGCGCCGGGCTGCGGGCCGGACGACGCAGGGTGACGACCGGCGCTCCCGGCCTCGTCGGCCAGCGGGGCGTTGTCGTCGGGAAGATCGACGTCGCGGGCATGGTCCGCATCGGCGACGAACTGTGGAGCGCGACGGCGGACGAGGTGCTCGAGACGGGCGCCGCGGTCGAAGTCGTATCGGTGTCGGGATTGCAGCTGTCGGTCCGGCGGCTGCGAAGGGAGGGGTGAGCATGCCTACGGCGATCGTCTTCATCGTCCTGGTGATCTTCGTCGCG
The window above is part of the Candidatus Eisenbacteria bacterium genome. Proteins encoded here:
- the rsgA gene encoding ribosome small subunit-dependent GTPase A, producing MDFAGLSLAAERGEPFDATVRGRVMGRRKSLGNAVVVGDRVRLAWEGGRAVVVGVEPRRNAFSRRAAGGRDEEQVVAANLDQVVIVTALRRPEFRHGFVDRVLVQSLVAGLPALLALNKTDLGDSREAEALLADYAPAGVPGLQLCAKSGRGVEALREACRGRRSLFVGHSGVGKSTLLDRLAPGHELLAAEVNERTGKGRHTTTAALLLRPAPDLELIDTPGVRAFALWGVDAGTLAEYYPEFGSLRADCRFADCRHDREPGCAVRAAVERGLVHEHRLASFRKLREELEGGRW
- a CDS encoding threonine synthase: MKAEGSFNPALEALECFDCGVACDLTAPRATCPACGRPLVARYDLARVRATTPRDGLAAFGTDLWRYRAVLPFSTTFAPVRLGEGGTPLLPLARLGESLGVAELWLKEESGNPTQSFKARGLALAVSGALAFGVRGIALPSAGNAGSAAAAYAAAAGLPCRVVMPEDTPEAFVLETRAFGAELRLVDGTIADAGRLLAEWAPAPQWWNVSTFKEPFRLEGKKTLGYEIAEQLGWRLPDVILYPTGGGTGLVGMARAFRELASLGWTEGPMPRLVAVQAADCAPVVRAFESGAARVAPWENARTVASGLRVPSPFADTLILAAIRDSGGTAVAVRDEDLLDAMHELAGSEGVQACPEGAATLAALRQLRRSGEVGAAERVVIFDTGSGLKYPEAWRLALTRRDAVAEVAR
- a CDS encoding nodulation protein NfeD, with the translated sequence MRRLPGAAMVAAILLAIGTPAPCTVRAAGGADAPAVRVVAARLDGPVSPVMDDVLRSALERAAREQAAAVLLEIDTPGGLESSMRDMIQRLLASEVPVIAWVTPSGAHAASAGVFIVMACDVAAMSPGTNIGAATPISMSGPMDSTLARKATNDASAFARTIAAQRGRNVRWAERAVREAVAASETEAVAESIVDFVAGTQAEVLAKADGRPWRRGDLVRTLDLKAAVVTRLDPDFRQRLLGHIADPNIAYILMMLGFYGLIFELQNPGAILPGVVGGICLVLAFFALSTLPVNAAGVALVVLGLAFLLAEIKVASHGMLAIGGTLSLGLGTLMLFRSGTVQVSLPLVVAGTALTAGFFLWVIGAGLRAGRRRVTTGAPGLVGQRGVVVGKIDVAGMVRIGDELWSATADEVLETGAAVEVVSVSGLQLSVRRLRREG